In the Mycoplasmoides gallisepticum genome, one interval contains:
- a CDS encoding thermonuclease family protein produces MKFTKFLLVAGTLGLSVSFVSACTNSASNIPADSKPFWENLSNQYSVTKFSDEQIKNNLQKAKLLRWTDGDTPVIQFYQADNPDQLSNETSSIRIEGIDTPEKTRVADNNVRVPSGEPELKYAEAATQFAQRTVPEGSDVYFWYSGSKSFNRLVGTIYYGFDPAKKTAINYGAQVVLNGLAIPLIKSVTSLLDQNSEIYVSTRPIGIAANLAILNKMNIWSLDSDLNKSLKDIYNVRGVDSSWVSYLYPGTNNYKTYARKGPDANDYVQTIWPFYE; encoded by the coding sequence ATGAAATTTACTAAATTTTTACTTGTGGCTGGAACACTAGGACTATCTGTTAGTTTTGTTAGTGCTTGTACGAATAGTGCAAGCAATATTCCAGCTGATAGCAAACCGTTTTGAGAAAATTTATCAAACCAATATTCTGTTACCAAATTTAGTGATGAACAGATCAAGAACAATTTGCAAAAAGCTAAATTGTTAAGATGAACAGATGGTGATACACCTGTAATCCAGTTTTATCAAGCTGATAATCCTGATCAACTAAGTAATGAAACTAGTTCGATCAGAATTGAGGGTATAGATACTCCTGAAAAAACAAGGGTGGCTGATAATAACGTTCGGGTTCCTTCTGGTGAACCAGAACTAAAATATGCAGAAGCAGCAACTCAATTTGCTCAAAGAACAGTTCCTGAAGGTTCTGATGTTTATTTTTGGTATTCAGGATCTAAGAGTTTTAACCGTTTAGTGGGAACAATTTATTACGGGTTTGATCCAGCTAAAAAAACAGCAATCAACTATGGGGCTCAAGTAGTATTAAATGGCTTAGCGATCCCTTTAATCAAGTCAGTAACCAGTTTACTTGATCAGAATTCTGAGATCTATGTGTCAACTAGACCAATTGGGATTGCAGCAAATCTTGCCATTCTTAATAAAATGAATATCTGATCACTAGATAGTGATCTAAATAAATCATTAAAAGATATTTATAACGTTCGTGGAGTTGATAGTAGCTGAGTAAGTTATTTATACCCAGGGACAAATAACTACAAAACATATGCTAGAAAAGGACCTGATGCCAACGATTATGTCCAAACGATCTGGCCATTCTATGAATAA
- a CDS encoding ABC transporter ATP-binding protein, translated as MENSKSTLEIQIDNYQNKHQEYAKHKNETPAIIINNLVVDFGETLALDNVSFEVKKGKLVTFLGPSGCGKTTTLNAIAGLLTPTSGQILFSGYDVTDKSPKDRKLGLVFQNYALYPHLTVYENIAFPLYNDEAWKKKAAFKSLMSLTRAECVVFKANGATQEELDAWNKSGENRYYIPIQMRMDSDNKEINLNKKLRELNSQKRLLGVKKYIEISRLSKDVAEKLTQAKKANDKQASDQLKKDYQKEVIEIKKKYKKLILENQQEIAKEKQLIKNSPELVEIRKLKSQMFRIDRELTAIYKKLRQKLIEKYSLNLNKLSPEQKAEYDLQMKNNISLKEAVNQAVLEVANRVEITKNLAKFPTKLSGGQQQRVAIARSIVRHPKILLMDEPLSNLDAKLRVQTRQWIRSIQSDLHITTIFVTHDQEEAMSISDEIVCMSNGSIQQIGTPTELFNKPKNEFVAKFLGLPEMNILTCELKNNKIYFNNNVITQTNLTKDYSKIRVGFRDDTVTIKPDGINQAIIKQIENLGKITVAKCEFYDQLINVKLNHPNYQIGDVINFDIDHNKLHYFDAETTNRI; from the coding sequence ATGGAAAATTCTAAATCGACATTAGAAATACAGATTGATAATTATCAAAATAAGCATCAAGAATATGCAAAGCATAAAAATGAAACACCAGCAATCATAATTAATAATCTGGTTGTGGATTTTGGTGAAACATTAGCATTAGATAATGTTTCATTTGAAGTTAAGAAAGGTAAACTAGTTACCTTCTTAGGGCCTAGTGGTTGTGGTAAAACCACAACCCTTAATGCAATCGCGGGGTTATTAACACCAACAAGTGGGCAGATCTTATTCTCTGGATATGATGTAACTGATAAAAGCCCCAAAGATCGTAAGCTTGGGTTAGTGTTTCAAAACTATGCGTTGTACCCGCATTTAACGGTTTATGAAAATATTGCCTTTCCGCTTTATAATGATGAAGCGTGAAAAAAGAAAGCAGCATTTAAGTCGTTGATGTCTTTAACTCGTGCTGAATGTGTTGTTTTTAAAGCTAACGGAGCAACACAAGAAGAACTTGATGCTTGGAATAAATCTGGTGAAAATCGTTATTATATTCCGATTCAAATGCGAATGGACAGTGATAACAAAGAGATAAATCTTAATAAGAAATTAAGAGAATTAAATTCGCAAAAGCGGTTACTTGGCGTTAAGAAATATATTGAGATCTCAAGACTATCTAAGGATGTAGCTGAGAAATTAACTCAAGCTAAGAAAGCTAACGATAAGCAAGCAAGCGATCAACTAAAAAAAGATTATCAAAAAGAAGTTATTGAGATTAAGAAAAAATATAAGAAATTAATCTTAGAAAACCAACAAGAGATCGCTAAAGAAAAACAACTAATTAAGAACTCACCAGAACTAGTTGAGATTAGAAAACTTAAATCACAAATGTTTCGAATTGACCGTGAATTAACGGCGATTTATAAAAAATTAAGACAAAAACTAATTGAGAAATATTCATTAAATTTAAACAAATTATCTCCCGAACAAAAAGCTGAATACGATCTGCAAATGAAGAATAATATCTCATTAAAAGAAGCAGTTAACCAAGCAGTTTTAGAAGTTGCCAATCGGGTAGAGATTACCAAAAATCTAGCCAAATTCCCAACGAAACTTTCAGGGGGTCAACAACAACGTGTTGCGATTGCACGAAGTATTGTTCGTCACCCTAAGATCTTATTAATGGACGAACCATTGTCTAACTTAGATGCTAAGTTAAGAGTACAAACCAGACAATGGATCCGTTCAATTCAATCTGATTTACACATTACCACCATTTTTGTTACTCACGATCAAGAAGAAGCCATGTCAATTTCTGATGAAATTGTTTGTATGTCTAATGGTTCAATCCAACAGATTGGAACACCAACTGAACTGTTTAATAAACCAAAAAATGAATTTGTTGCCAAATTCTTAGGGTTACCTGAGATGAACATCTTAACCTGTGAATTAAAAAACAACAAGATTTATTTCAACAACAACGTTATTACACAAACTAACCTAACCAAAGATTATTCTAAGATTCGTGTTGGTTTTAGGGATGATACCGTGACAATTAAACCAGACGGAATTAACCAAGCAATCATTAAACAGATTGAAAATCTAGGAAAAATCACAGTTGCTAAATGTGAGTTTTATGATCAATTAATTAACGTTAAACTAAACCACCCAAATTATCAGATTGGTGACGTAATTAATTTTGATATCGATCATAATAAATTGCACTATTTTGACGCGGAAACAACTAATAGGATCTAA
- a CDS encoding carbohydrate ABC transporter permease: MFFNWLLKKRQQKKDTELGILDKKVKIWVPLALLFPSFIAIFLFTILPFLMVIEKAFTPLADIFNLNSATFGIRNFELLFTSRPFVIGLRNSFLYSIISLPVTLMIALIISSAIVFVYNKVAKGFWQTIFFLPYVTSSVAISIAFIYILDSSTGVLNAIIGKNIPWLTSGEIDGYKALFGIIIYGVWRNLAFNVLILSMAMLSVDKTLYKAASIDSASPIKQFFKITLPSIKKSINFLLTLGILGGLQVFPLAIFSNNPDAAISNGASTVLIFIFRSIRSADYGIAGAATIILFVLGTLYGLFLRNTVNLFDAIILKVKIRNVRIKAKI, from the coding sequence ATGTTTTTTAATTGATTATTAAAGAAAAGACAACAAAAGAAGGACACAGAGTTAGGAATCTTAGATAAAAAGGTTAAGATTTGGGTGCCATTAGCCTTACTGTTTCCCAGTTTTATTGCAATCTTTTTATTTACGATCTTACCATTTTTAATGGTAATTGAAAAAGCGTTCACTCCCCTAGCAGATATCTTTAATCTAAACTCAGCTACGTTTGGAATTAGAAACTTTGAACTATTATTTACAAGTCGACCGTTTGTTATTGGGTTAAGAAATTCGTTTTTATATTCAATCATCTCATTACCGGTAACATTAATGATTGCATTAATCATCTCATCAGCGATCGTTTTTGTTTATAACAAAGTGGCTAAAGGGTTTTGACAAACGATTTTCTTCTTACCTTATGTTACTTCATCTGTAGCTATTTCAATCGCATTTATCTACATCTTAGATTCATCAACAGGAGTATTAAATGCGATCATAGGTAAGAATATTCCTTGGTTGACTTCAGGTGAAATTGATGGGTATAAAGCCTTATTTGGGATCATAATTTATGGGGTGTGAAGAAATCTAGCTTTTAATGTATTAATCTTATCAATGGCGATGTTATCAGTTGATAAGACTTTATATAAGGCTGCTTCAATTGATAGTGCATCACCAATCAAGCAGTTTTTTAAAATTACCCTACCATCAATTAAGAAATCGATTAATTTCTTATTAACTTTGGGGATTTTAGGTGGGTTACAAGTGTTCCCATTAGCAATCTTCTCAAATAACCCAGATGCAGCAATTAGTAACGGGGCTTCAACAGTTCTAATCTTTATTTTTAGAAGTATTAGATCTGCTGATTATGGGATCGCGGGTGCTGCGACAATCATACTATTTGTTCTTGGAACTTTATACGGCTTATTCTTACGTAACACCGTTAACTTGTTCGACGCAATTATATTAAAGGTAAAAATCAGAAATGTTCGCATTAAAGCTAAAATTTAA
- a CDS encoding carbohydrate ABC transporter permease produces MFALKLKFKNWISNLKIKKNYERVSLEIKDTTWRSIILGFIFKSLILLFFGMIIIFPFYFMIVVALAPDAQVLDQRKPILWPDSFNFVNFARVLREADYWYALLVTSFITALSVILRLFFTMTFGYAFLLKNWKFKRAFWLLYLSILILPESALLIGQFRTITLLQWNDRADPKILISLVTPYVASIFSGYMFKNAFEAIPGRIKESALIDGCSGAKYFFKVAVPLVKPTIWTVTILTSFASWNSYLWPLLLLDSQSKVFNVINLWVIRQGIDPNSDPSGQQIILTNLRMAATIVAIVPMFIVYFIFRKRIMTSVGRRGNNTN; encoded by the coding sequence ATGTTCGCATTAAAGCTAAAATTTAAGAACTGGATTTCTAATCTTAAGATTAAGAAAAACTACGAACGAGTTAGTTTAGAAATCAAAGACACAACTTGAAGAAGTATCATTCTTGGGTTTATCTTTAAGTCTTTAATCTTGTTGTTCTTTGGAATGATTATCATCTTTCCATTTTATTTCATGATCGTAGTTGCACTAGCACCCGATGCACAAGTTTTGGACCAAAGAAAACCGATTTTATGGCCTGATTCGTTTAATTTTGTTAACTTTGCTAGAGTACTAAGAGAAGCTGATTACTGATACGCTTTACTCGTTACTTCATTTATAACAGCGTTATCTGTGATCTTAAGATTATTCTTTACGATGACTTTTGGTTATGCCTTTTTATTAAAGAATTGGAAATTCAAACGCGCGTTTTGGTTGTTATATTTATCAATCCTAATCTTGCCAGAATCAGCTTTATTAATCGGTCAATTTAGAACAATCACATTATTACAATGAAATGATCGTGCTGATCCTAAGATCTTAATTTCATTAGTAACACCTTATGTTGCTTCAATCTTTTCTGGTTATATGTTTAAGAACGCATTTGAAGCAATTCCAGGCAGAATCAAAGAATCAGCACTAATTGATGGTTGTAGCGGAGCTAAATATTTCTTTAAAGTAGCTGTTCCTTTAGTTAAACCAACGATCTGAACTGTAACGATTCTAACGTCATTTGCTTCATGAAATTCTTATCTATGACCATTATTGTTATTAGATAGTCAATCAAAGGTATTTAATGTGATTAACCTGTGAGTTATCCGTCAAGGAATTGACCCTAATAGTGATCCAAGTGGACAACAGATCATCTTAACCAACTTAAGAATGGCAGCTACTATTGTTGCAATAGTACCGATGTTCATTGTTTACTTTATTTTTAGAAAACGCATTATGACTTCAGTTGGTAGACGTGGTAATAATACAAATTAA
- a CDS encoding DHH family phosphoesterase, whose amino-acid sequence MVKGNILQAVQTIEKYDYIVIFHHIRPDGDCLGSQFGLKELIETNYPNKEVKVVGDKKDCFPFLEMNHDHIDHEWFKNKKVLGIVVDANFKERIECRSLIDDQLFDAILRIDHHPNEDDLDAKAFFIDSSYIAAAEQVADIAYQSKWKVTPKAANYLYLGIYTDSGRFLFKNTSARTYMLVSFLSDANADLFYINQNLSKVSHSDLKFKQYVFANYKTKDQVIYFVCSKAVQKELNRTSFECARVNMLSNIEDFRIWLFFIEEDDNKWRIDFRSNGPSVRTIALKWGGGGHEMASGAIINGEENIINVVNDCSEQIKSFLEH is encoded by the coding sequence ATGGTTAAAGGTAATATTTTACAAGCAGTACAAACTATTGAAAAATACGATTATATCGTTATTTTTCACCATATTAGACCAGACGGTGATTGTTTAGGTTCACAATTTGGTTTAAAAGAACTAATTGAAACAAATTATCCAAACAAAGAAGTAAAAGTTGTTGGAGATAAAAAAGACTGTTTCCCGTTTTTAGAAATGAATCACGATCATATTGATCATGAGTGATTTAAGAATAAAAAAGTTTTAGGGATTGTTGTAGATGCTAATTTCAAAGAACGGATTGAATGTAGATCATTAATAGATGATCAACTGTTTGATGCAATTTTAAGAATTGATCACCATCCAAATGAGGATGATTTAGATGCTAAAGCATTTTTCATTGATTCAAGTTATATTGCAGCAGCTGAACAAGTGGCTGATATTGCATACCAATCTAAATGGAAAGTGACTCCAAAAGCAGCTAATTACCTATATTTAGGGATTTATACCGATTCTGGTAGATTTTTATTCAAAAACACATCTGCACGAACATATATGTTAGTTAGTTTTTTATCTGATGCAAATGCTGATCTGTTCTATATTAATCAGAATCTAAGTAAGGTTAGTCATAGTGATCTTAAGTTTAAACAATATGTATTTGCTAACTACAAAACAAAGGACCAAGTAATTTATTTTGTATGTTCAAAAGCTGTACAAAAAGAACTTAATCGAACATCTTTTGAATGTGCAAGAGTTAATATGTTGTCTAATATTGAGGACTTTAGAATCTGATTATTCTTTATTGAAGAAGATGATAATAAGTGAAGAATTGATTTTAGATCTAATGGCCCTTCTGTTAGAACAATAGCACTGAAATGAGGTGGTGGTGGACACGAGATGGCGTCTGGTGCGATCATTAATGGCGAAGAAAACATCATTAATGTAGTTAATGATTGTTCTGAACAAATTAAATCATTTTTAGAACATTAA
- the uvrB gene encoding excinuclease ABC subunit UvrB, whose protein sequence is MAEKKFKLVSKNKPAGHQPEAIKKLVDGINKNKKYQTLLGATGTGKTFTIANVIEKTQKKTLILAHNKTLAAQLYLEFKELFPNNAVEYFVSYFDFYQPEAYIPRTDMYIEKSSVTNDEIEMLRLASLNSLSTRNDVIVVASVACIYPAANPEDFDIYRIILKVGNTLKLSDLKENLIRLNYARSPECNEPGTFRIKGDVVDIFPGYVSDHIIRLSFFGDELEEIRKIHPTDSSVIEKYTSYVLGPANEYILNFERKDTAIKRIQEELMFRVQEFKNQQKLVEAQRLQQRTEYDIDAIKEFGFCNGIENYAFHLELREKGSTPWTLFDFFGDDWLMVIDESHISVPQVKGMFNTDKSRKTTLVEYGFRLPSALENRPLNYDEFSNKSDQVIFVSATPNDEEIKLSNNEIIEQIVRPTGLLDPTVEIRPRLDQINDLMNELKKQKDKNERTFITVTTIKMAEDLTEYLKERNFKCAYIHNELKTLERSLILNDLRRGKYDCVVGINLLREGLDIPEVSLVCIFDADKPGYFRSDKALIQTIGRAARNQNGRVIMYADEMTKAMKIAVDETNRRRKIQEKFNKDHKITPKTIIKPIYDDLKNKASHKQIEEVMRKTKAKGDKFIKMIEDLRNEMLEAAKNQNYEHAASLRDLIIELETQQLSKTNK, encoded by the coding sequence ATGGCAGAGAAAAAATTTAAACTAGTTTCTAAAAATAAACCAGCTGGACACCAACCAGAAGCTATTAAAAAACTTGTTGATGGGATTAATAAAAATAAAAAGTATCAAACCCTATTAGGTGCTACTGGTACAGGAAAAACTTTTACAATTGCCAATGTAATTGAAAAAACTCAAAAAAAGACGCTAATTTTAGCTCATAACAAGACACTAGCAGCACAGCTATATCTAGAATTTAAGGAATTATTTCCTAACAATGCTGTTGAATATTTTGTTTCTTATTTCGATTTTTATCAACCTGAAGCATATATTCCAAGAACAGACATGTACATCGAAAAAAGTTCAGTTACTAATGACGAAATTGAGATGTTAAGATTAGCATCATTAAACTCTTTATCAACTAGAAACGATGTAATTGTTGTTGCTTCTGTTGCTTGCATTTATCCTGCTGCTAATCCCGAAGACTTCGATATTTACCGCATAATTTTAAAAGTTGGTAACACTCTTAAGCTTTCAGATTTAAAAGAAAATTTAATTAGATTAAATTACGCTAGAAGCCCTGAATGTAACGAACCAGGAACATTTAGAATCAAAGGAGATGTTGTTGATATCTTTCCTGGTTATGTAAGTGACCATATTATTAGGTTAAGTTTTTTTGGTGATGAATTAGAAGAAATCAGAAAAATTCATCCAACTGATAGTAGTGTTATTGAAAAATATACTTCCTATGTATTAGGTCCAGCTAATGAATATATCTTAAATTTTGAACGTAAAGACACCGCGATTAAGAGAATTCAAGAAGAATTGATGTTCCGAGTTCAGGAATTTAAAAATCAACAAAAACTTGTAGAAGCACAAAGACTTCAACAAAGAACAGAATACGATATTGATGCGATTAAAGAATTCGGCTTTTGTAACGGGATTGAAAACTACGCTTTTCACTTAGAATTGCGTGAAAAAGGTTCTACTCCTTGAACGCTATTTGATTTCTTTGGTGATGATTGATTAATGGTAATCGACGAATCGCATATTTCTGTTCCCCAAGTTAAGGGTATGTTTAACACCGATAAATCAAGAAAAACTACTTTAGTTGAGTATGGTTTTAGATTACCTTCAGCCCTAGAAAACCGTCCTTTAAATTACGACGAATTTAGTAATAAATCTGATCAAGTAATATTTGTTTCAGCCACCCCTAATGATGAAGAGATCAAACTATCTAATAACGAAATAATTGAACAAATAGTTCGACCTACAGGTTTGTTAGATCCAACTGTTGAAATCAGACCAAGATTAGATCAAATTAATGATCTAATGAATGAATTGAAGAAACAAAAAGATAAAAACGAAAGGACTTTTATTACAGTTACAACGATTAAAATGGCAGAAGATCTAACTGAATATTTAAAAGAACGTAACTTCAAATGTGCTTATATTCACAACGAATTAAAAACTCTAGAACGATCATTAATTCTTAATGATCTAAGAAGAGGTAAGTATGATTGTGTTGTCGGAATTAACCTCTTACGTGAAGGATTAGATATTCCAGAAGTTTCATTAGTATGTATTTTTGACGCTGACAAACCTGGTTATTTCAGAAGTGATAAAGCTTTAATTCAAACTATAGGTAGAGCAGCACGTAACCAAAATGGGCGCGTGATTATGTATGCTGATGAGATGACTAAAGCGATGAAAATCGCTGTTGATGAAACTAATCGTAGACGTAAGATCCAAGAGAAATTTAACAAAGATCATAAGATCACACCTAAAACTATTATCAAACCAATCTATGATGATTTAAAAAACAAAGCATCACACAAACAGATTGAAGAAGTGATGCGCAAAACTAAAGCTAAAGGTGATAAGTTTATTAAGATGATTGAAGATCTAAGAAACGAAATGCTTGAAGCTGCTAAGAACCAAAATTATGAGCACGCAGCTAGTTTAAGAGATTTAATCATTGAATTAGAAACCCAACAACTAAGTAAGACTAATAAATAG
- a CDS encoding phosphate ABC transporter substrate-binding protein PstS encodes MKPLFRKKILLFFSAVSLSYLMSSCSLNFVVINTRGSSSVQPFMDTLSALYAKYEPVEISVQAGGSTSGISSVLDGTSNIGNASRSPRDQVLVNPRTTQQWKDLEIKTVTLAKDAIAVIYKKPANASSNDFYVDANNISKLYDAFAGFNHVSLSDFYFGNQELPNDNIVPFARSGAASVSGTAEAFLHNSGLIKQDQLTKQTLDALQGITDYGINTITTGESNVETYNFFKTNARLVGSMTYLSLGFILNNLEMIKNDGFDILNYKINDQLIIPSIQTVTDGTYRWVRPYNAIFSLSNKDDNKLNSIKQFIKFTLFNQSADIKKQIDKVYELQGLILLSDKELKQMFLLNDQLRNQSPQELIANHENLFWVSDYSFNPVKFGVEF; translated from the coding sequence ATGAAACCTCTTTTTCGGAAAAAAATATTATTATTTTTTTCAGCTGTTTCACTATCATATTTAATGAGTTCGTGTTCATTAAATTTTGTTGTCATTAATACAAGGGGTTCATCATCAGTGCAACCTTTTATGGATACACTATCAGCATTATATGCCAAGTATGAACCTGTTGAGATTTCAGTTCAAGCTGGAGGATCAACTTCAGGGATTTCTAGTGTCTTAGATGGTACATCTAATATTGGTAATGCGTCAAGAAGTCCTAGAGATCAAGTTTTAGTTAACCCTAGAACTACGCAACAATGAAAAGATCTTGAGATCAAGACCGTTACTTTAGCTAAAGATGCAATCGCAGTTATTTATAAAAAACCAGCAAATGCTTCAAGTAATGATTTTTATGTAGATGCAAATAATATCAGCAAACTTTATGATGCATTTGCTGGTTTTAATCACGTCTCGTTATCAGACTTTTACTTTGGTAATCAAGAATTACCAAACGATAATATTGTTCCCTTTGCACGATCAGGAGCAGCTTCAGTTTCAGGAACAGCCGAAGCATTCTTACATAACTCCGGGTTAATCAAACAAGATCAATTAACTAAGCAAACCCTAGATGCTCTTCAAGGTATAACAGATTATGGTATCAACACGATCACCACAGGTGAATCAAACGTTGAGACCTATAACTTTTTTAAAACTAATGCTAGATTAGTTGGTTCAATGACCTATCTATCATTAGGTTTTATCCTTAACAACCTAGAGATGATTAAAAACGATGGGTTTGATATCTTAAACTATAAGATTAATGATCAATTGATCATTCCATCGATTCAAACGGTCACTGATGGAACTTATCGTTGGGTTAGACCTTATAATGCGATCTTTTCATTATCAAATAAAGATGATAATAAGCTTAATTCGATTAAGCAATTTATTAAATTTACCTTATTTAATCAATCTGCTGATATTAAAAAGCAGATCGATAAGGTCTATGAATTACAAGGGTTAATTTTATTATCAGATAAAGAATTAAAACAGATGTTTTTACTTAATGATCAATTAAGAAATCAGTCTCCGCAAGAACTGATTGCAAATCATGAAAATTTATTCTGGGTTAGTGACTATTCGTTTAATCCAGTTAAATTTGGGGTTGAATTCTAA
- the pstA gene encoding phosphate ABC transporter permease PstA, producing the protein MLNTNKFNQFKKARSKLFHSISFTAAWLFAITFVGIFAFIFYKSIPGWESYGKSIFRLDFNLVQNKAGIWAPLSVTLFVTFVSLLIAAPIGVNTAIFIKFRLKERWRKTFRIIINILAGIPSVVFGLFAANSLGFLVQVIFDTRTSWNLITAIIMLTFMIIPTVVAMSYNSLDSVDMSILSASIALGTTKTKSIYKIFKKEAKNGIYVSLLTAFSRAISESMALNFILTSQNYNIVGHTSFNDFIQSGLKTIGAIISYNFFAENGSENLRSVLYLFGIILFIFTIIINILVLFINKSSTKKKYPWAIKVETFIANIILFIPNKISQSIVYLINLNKRSASYFKVHKNAIRVKAYDYWRQTVEFICMTICVGFILWILIYTFYHGFIAIFSPDQTITSFAANSTGRATVNTLVIIFFGILIAFPISLFIAIYVNEYARNNKAKTTILFFIDALSSTPSILFGIFGLTFFIQTLWLAIGGRSSNSMIAGILTISLVIMPAFIRMLQQALASVPNSTREASYALGISRSQTILKIILPQVIEHILSSIILSISRILAETAPLYITAGLSSSNHFSLGLWGQTLTVRIYSQLFSTQANAQNIMFESAFMSIFLIFIFILISNLLIPYLFKNKYKILIWWDKWKTKRKNKKDNLNYA; encoded by the coding sequence ATGTTAAACACGAACAAATTTAATCAATTTAAAAAAGCTAGAAGTAAGTTGTTTCATTCAATCTCATTTACTGCAGCATGGTTGTTTGCCATTACTTTTGTTGGGATCTTTGCTTTTATTTTTTATAAATCAATCCCTGGATGAGAGTCTTATGGAAAAAGTATTTTTAGATTAGATTTTAATCTGGTTCAAAATAAAGCCGGAATCTGAGCGCCACTATCTGTTACATTATTTGTTACGTTTGTATCGTTGTTAATAGCTGCACCGATTGGGGTTAATACAGCAATCTTTATTAAATTTAGATTAAAAGAAAGATGAAGAAAGACCTTCAGGATTATTATTAATATATTAGCGGGAATCCCTTCAGTTGTTTTTGGGTTGTTTGCTGCTAATTCATTAGGTTTTTTAGTTCAAGTAATCTTTGATACTAGAACTTCATGAAATCTGATTACAGCCATTATCATGCTAACGTTTATGATCATACCTACAGTTGTAGCTATGAGTTATAACTCGCTTGATAGTGTTGATATGAGCATCTTATCAGCTTCAATAGCTCTTGGTACGACCAAGACTAAATCGATCTATAAGATCTTTAAAAAAGAAGCTAAAAACGGGATTTATGTGTCATTACTAACAGCATTTTCACGTGCAATTAGTGAGTCAATGGCACTAAACTTTATCTTAACTTCTCAGAATTATAATATTGTTGGACATACTTCTTTTAATGATTTCATCCAATCTGGATTAAAAACAATTGGAGCGATTATCTCATATAACTTCTTTGCTGAAAACGGTTCAGAAAACCTAAGAAGCGTTTTATACCTATTTGGTATTATCTTATTCATCTTTACGATTATTATCAACATCTTAGTGTTGTTTATTAATAAGAGTTCAACCAAGAAAAAATACCCTTGAGCAATAAAGGTTGAAACCTTTATTGCTAACATCATTCTTTTTATTCCCAATAAGATTAGTCAATCAATTGTTTATTTAATTAACCTTAATAAAAGATCGGCTAGTTATTTTAAGGTTCATAAGAACGCGATCAGAGTAAAAGCTTATGATTATTGAAGACAAACAGTTGAATTTATCTGTATGACAATCTGTGTGGGGTTCATCTTATGGATCTTAATTTACACCTTTTATCATGGCTTTATTGCGATCTTTAGTCCTGATCAAACGATTACATCGTTTGCAGCTAACTCAACAGGAAGAGCTACTGTTAATACGTTAGTTATTATCTTTTTTGGGATCTTAATTGCGTTTCCGATCTCATTATTTATTGCGATCTACGTAAATGAGTATGCAAGAAATAATAAAGCTAAAACAACGATCTTATTCTTTATTGATGCGTTGAGTTCAACGCCATCAATCTTATTTGGGATATTTGGTTTAACCTTTTTTATCCAAACATTATGATTAGCAATCGGAGGAAGAAGTTCTAACTCAATGATTGCAGGTATTCTTACGATCTCATTGGTAATTATGCCAGCATTCATAAGAATGCTACAGCAAGCGTTAGCTTCTGTTCCCAATTCAACCCGTGAAGCTTCTTACGCTTTGGGAATCTCACGATCACAAACGATCTTAAAAATTATCTTACCCCAGGTAATTGAGCATATATTAAGTAGTATCATCTTATCAATCTCACGGATTTTAGCCGAAACAGCACCACTGTATATTACAGCTGGTTTATCATCATCTAACCACTTTAGTTTAGGTTTATGAGGACAAACACTAACCGTAAGAATTTATAGCCAACTGTTCTCAACCCAAGCAAACGCGCAGAACATTATGTTTGAATCAGCTTTCATGTCGATTTTTTTAATCTTTATTTTTATCTTAATAAGTAACTTATTAATTCCTTATTTATTTAAGAATAAATATAAGATTCTAATTTGGTGGGATAAATGAAAAACTAAAAGAAAGAATAAAAAAGATAACCTAAATTATGCATAA